A stretch of the Hippocampus zosterae strain Florida chromosome 16, ASM2543408v3, whole genome shotgun sequence genome encodes the following:
- the LOC127588265 gene encoding transmembrane protein 248-like, which produces MVYLLNPLENLRSYINNRPPLVIFMISVSAVAIAFLTVGYFFKIKEIKSPELTEDWNTFLLRYNELDFCVSENETIKHGLNESTTPESLAATSGQARPSTPVPLLSEDSGFVNFSVPITLTLDPQRPFGGYSRNITHLYATVLGQQVGLSGRESHEEINITFTLPVSWNADDCILHGHCEQVVFSTCMTITAASNIFPVTVRPPHCMPETYTNATSWYKVFTTVRDSDTKYSQDYNPFWCYKGAVGKVYHALSPKLTVIVPDDDRSLINLHLMHTSYFLFVMVITMFCYAVIKGRPVKLRQSSPDFFPEKVALSES; this is translated from the exons ATG GTGTACTTGTTGAACCCTCTGGAAAACCTCAGAAGCTACATCAACAACCGCCCGCCACTGGTCATCTTTATGATCAGCGTCAGCGCAGTGGCCATAGCTTTCCTCACCGTTGGCTACTTCTTCAAAATCAAGGAGATCAAGTCCCCAGAGTTGACGGAG GACTGGAACACGTTCCTGCTGCGCTACAACGAGCTGGACTTCTGCGTGTCGGAGAATGAGACCATCAAGCACGGTCTCAACGAGTCGACCACGCCCGAGAGCCTCGCGGCAACCAGCGGGCAGGCACGGCCCAGCACGCCGGTGCCGCTGCTCTCCGAGGACTCGGGCTTCGTCAATTTCTCGGTGCCCATCACGCTCACCTTGGACCCCCAGAGGCCCTTCGGCGGCTACTCGCGCAACATCACCCACCTGTATGCCACCGTCCTGGGACAGCAGGTCGGCCTGTCTG GCCGAGAATCCCACGAAGAGATCAACATCACGTTCACGCTGCCCGTGTCCTGGAACGCCGACGACTGCATTCTCCACGGCCATTGCGAGCAGGTGGTGTTCAGCACGTGCATGACCATCACGGCGGCCAGCAACATCTTTCCGGTCACCGT GCGTCCTCCACACTGCATGCCCGAGACGTACACCAATGCCACCTCCTGGTACAAGGTGTTCACCACTGTGCGGGACTCGGACACCAAGTACAGTCAGGACTACAACCCCTTCTGGTGCTACAAGGGCGCCGTGGGCAAGGTGTACCACGCTCTGAGCCCCAAACTCACCGTCATTGTGCCCGAC GATGACCGCTCCCTCATCAACCTGCACCTGATGCACACCAGCTACTTTCTGTTCGTTATGGTCATCACCATGTTCTGCTATGCCGTCATCAAGGGCAGGCCCGTAAAACTACGGCAAAGCAGCCCCGATTTCTTCCCTGAGAAG GTGGCACTGTCAGAAAGCTAA
- the LOC127588816 gene encoding dynein regulatory complex protein 1-like, translating to MQSQEGAATRPEANEAPQAAVAEQPMTAQRVIRLHRDLLSFFTDLQTAADAKQSLRRSKFEEALRLRTERLDDSKNFSSKKLEEIKQGWARAATKSTLPDLLDSLRGQQALCSEMLGHKTDLIALLQKKWLDGDERHSIDLRKQTEALDLMIERMDKVRHMTMANKELAHIQSPHDVFLTQSLREWEGYQTELRARRKEWLTQRKLAMEEYEKAMPKLELAQEQCNTSKRSIDMKLMELEREQEEIKGKRNVLEARKLSCDEKPEVIYLLRKRVNTLKVQLSDIMKMIQMEEESFQRREQYLLDDIRHSMAQHKRIQKKMKHFALCDAQTFVEMSRMLVAEVKLLAESALAADSHLCAHLGLTWERPAAAMERRYPIQPQDRFEMAAQVYAESVAEVDAETMTALLGLLSDELGFLMDNSEHLSFLYDERRAAEKLLGLLNAFDFYDDDLNRLAAFLLKYEEQHRERAGSSGDDDEAQLIHPNNVLPAFLSFVSYRVHCMKSSALRHYLDWDADADKAFWETLANIIPPAKLRVWDAAEIALTRYLAVLEENSEIFQNNLTLEEENRELRRQLSCENDGSAFLLKGFLEKDA from the coding sequence ATGCAGAGTCAGGAAGGCGCCGCGACCAGGCCGGAGGCCAACGAGGCCCCGCAAGCCGCGGTGGCCGAACAGCCCATGACGGCCCAGCGGGTCATCCGGCTGCATCGCGACCTGCTCTCCTTCTTCACCGACCTCCAGACGGCGGCCGACGCCAAGCAATCGTTGCGGCGCAGCAAGTTTGAGGAGGCCCTGCGGCTGCGCACGGAGCGCCTGGATGACTCGAAGAATTTCAGCTCGAAGAAGCTGGAGGAGATCAAGCAGGGCTGGGCTCGGGCCGCCACCAAGTCCACGCTGCCCGACCTCCTGGACTCGCTGCGCGGTCAGCAAGCGCTGTGCTCGGAGATGCTGGGCCACAAGACGGACCTCATCGCCTTGCTGCAGAAGAAGTGGTTGGACGGCGACGAGCGCCACTCCATCGACCTGCGCAAGCAGACGGAGGCGCTGGACCTGATGATCGAGCGCATGGACAAGGTGCGGCACATGACCATGGCCAACAAGGAGCTGGCGCACATCCAGAGCCCGCACGACGTCTTCCTGACGCAGAGCCTGCGCGAGTGGGAGGGCTACCAGACGGAGCTGCGGGCCCGTCGCAAGGAGTGGCTGACCCAGAGGAAGCTGGCCATGGAGGAGTACGAGAAGGCCATGCCCAAGCTGGAGCTGGCGCAGGAACAGTGCAACACGTCCAAGCGCTCCATCGACATGaagctgatggagctggagcgcGAGCAGGAGGAGATCAAGGGCAAGCGCAACGTGCTGGAGGCCCGCAAGCTGAGCTGCGACGAGAAGCCCGAGGTCATCTACCTGCTGCGCAAGCGCGTCAACACGCTCAAGGTGCAGCTGAGCGACATCATGAAGATGATCcagatggaggaggagagcTTCCAGCGCCGCGAGCAATACCTGCTGGACGACATCCGCCACAGCATGGCGCAGCACAAGCGCATCCAGAAGAAGATGAAGCACTTTGCCCTGTGCGACGCGCAGACCTTCGTGGAGATGTCGCGCATGCTGGTGGCCGAGGTGAAGCTGCTGGCCGAGAGCGCGCTGGCGGCCGACTCGCACCTCTGCGCCCACCTGGGCCTGACGTGGGAGCGGCCCGCCGCCGCCATGGAGCGCCGCTACCCCATCCAGCCGCAGGACAGGTTCGAGATGGCGGCGCAGGTGTACGCCGAGAGCGTGGCCGAGGTGGACGCCGAGACCATGACGGCGCTGCTGGGCCTGCTGAGCGACGAGCTGGGCTTCCTGATGGACAACAGCGAGCACCTCAGCTTCCTGTACGACGAGCGCCGCGCCGCCGAGAAGCTCCTGGGCCTGCTCAACGCCTTTGACTTCTACGACGACGACCTGAACAGGCTGGCGGCGTTCCTGCTCAAGTACGAGGAGCAGCACCGAGAGCGGGCGGGCAGcagcggcgacgacgacgaggcgCAACTCATCCATCCCAACAACGTCCTGCCGGCCTTTTTGAGCTTCGTCAGCTACCGCGTGCACTGCATGAAAAGCTCGGCGCTCCGCCATTACCTGGACTGGGACGCCGATGCCGACAAGGCCTTTTGGGAGACGCTGGCCAACATCATCCCGCCGGCCAAGCTCAGAGTCTGGGACGCCGCCGAGATCGCCTTGACGCGGTACCTGGCCGTGCTGGAGGAGAACTCGGAGATATTCCAGAACAATCTGACGCTGGAGGAGGAAAACAGGGAGTTGCGCAGGCAACTGTCTTGCGAGAATGACGGAAGCGCTTTTCTGCTCAAGGGCTTCCTGGAAAAAGACGCTTGA
- the LOC127588245 gene encoding DNA ligase 3-like produces the protein MQRCFILLAKKTLCLRPLAPLAPRPRVAFWRLLAPPPESSLERHAGLRLSLPAPDAMAEQRFLVEYAKRGTAGCKKCKDKIAKGMARIGKVVPNPFSESAGEMKEWYHIKCIFEKLERARATTKKIEDITDLEGWEELQDEDKELINRHVSELMSKVKSSPQKKTPAKSAKLTSPAADAAASLNAPRKFSGFTAAKAGASPSTSSPMSSPSLAKQGSALAAQLCDPHHKDCLFREFRKLCATVAENNSYNSKTQIIEKFLRKGTGGDKFHGDLYLTVKLLLPGVVKSVYNLNDKQIVKLFSRVFRCSQDDMVRDLEKGDVSETVRMFFEDSKAFPPSAKSLLTIQEVDASLSRLAQLTKEDEQQAELEDVAKKCTGNDLKGIIRLIKHDLKMNAGAKHVLDAVDPNAYDAFKASRNLADVIERVLRNQQEASDGSGPRKLLTVEASLMTPVQPMLAEACKSIEYAMKKCPNGMYSEIKYDGERVQVHKSGDSFSYFSRSLKPVLPHKVAHFKDYIPRAFPGGHSMILDAEVLLIDTNTSKPLPFGTLGVHKKAAFQDANVCLFVFDCIYFNGNSLMERPLSERRKFLHDNMVEVPNRILFSEMKHVTRARDLADMITRVIREGLEGLVLKDVKGSYEPGKRHWLKVKKDYLNEGAMADTADLVVLGAFYGKGSNGGIMSSFLMGCYDPDTKKWCTVTKCSGGYDDAMLARLQKELDVVKISKDPGKIPGWLKIVKNYYPDFLIRSPEQAPVWEITGAEFSKSEMHTADGISIRFPRMTRVRDDKDWKSATNLPQLKELYRISKENCDFQVTAGPSGQDKAESAGDSGGSSPASESPLPKKAGNSTPAKRKAVKSEPSSPAVKAPAPKKVRKSAESVQSNGHAGTAKATATPPPPPSPRMLQSDDDKTLLDIFSGIKLFLPPGVDDFAKLRRYFVAYDGDLVADYDAASATHTLAADDQEGEGEGEGGSRARRVTPGWIWECIRKRRVVAPC, from the exons ATGCAGAGGTGCTTCATTTTGCTAGCCAAGAAGACCCTCTGCCTTCGCCCCCTCGCCCCACTCGCTCCTCGGCCCCGGGTGGCCTTTTGGCGGCTGCTGGCCCCGCCCCCCGAGTCCAGTCTCGAGCGTCACGCAGGCCTCCGGCTCTCCTTGCCCGCGCCCGACGCCATGGCGGAGCAGCGTTTCCTGGTGGAGTACGCCAAGCGTGGAACGGCGGGCTGCAAGAAGTGCAAAGACAAGATCGCCAAGGGCATGGCGCGCATCGGCAAGGTGGTGCCCAACCCCTTCAGCGAGTCGGCTGGCGAGATGAAGGAGTGGTACCACATCAAGTGCATATTTGAAAAGCTGGAACGCGCCCGCGCCACGACCAAGAAGATCGAGGATATCACTGACCTGGAGGGCTGGGAGGAGCTGCAGGACGAGGACAAAGAGCTCATCAACCGTCACGTCTCGG AGCTGATGTCCAAAGTGAAGTCGAGTCCGCAGAAGAAGACCCCGGCCAAATCGGCCAAACTGACGTCACCCGCTGCCGACGCCGCAGCCTCGCTCAACGCGCCGCGCAAGTTCTCGGGGTTCACCG CGGCCAAGGCGGGCGCCTCCCCGTCCACGTCCTCGCCCATGTCGTCGCCGTCGCTCGCCAAGCAGGGCAGCGCTCTGGCCGCGCAGCTGTGCGACCCGCACCACAAGGACTGCCTGTTCCGCGAGTTCCGCAAGCTGTGCGCCACGGTGGCCGAGAACAACAGCTACAACAGCAAGACGCAGATCATTGAGAAGTTCCTGCGCAAGGGCACCGGCGGAG ATAAATTCCACGGTGACTTGTACCTGACGGTGAAGCTGCTGCTGCCCGGCGTGGTGAAGAGCGTGTACAACCTCAACGACAAGCAGATCGTCAAACTCTTCAGCCGCGTGTTCCGCTGCAGCCAGGACGACATGGTGCGAGATCTGGAGAAG GGCGACGTGTCGGAGACGGTTCGCATGTTCTTCGAGGACAGCAAAGCTTTCCCGCCGTCGGCCAAGAGCCTGCTGACCATCCAGGAGGTGGACGCCTCACTCAGCCGCCTGGCGCAACTCACCAAGGAGGACGAGCAGCAGGCTGAGCTGGAGGACGTGGCCAAAAA GTGCACCGGTAACGACTTGAAAGGCATCATCCGCCTCATCAAGCACGACCTGAAGATGAACGCCGGAGCCAAGCACGT ACTGGACGCGGTGGACCCCAACGCCTACGACGCCTTCAAGGCCTCCCGCAACCTGGCCGACGTGATCGAGCGCGTGCTGAGGAACCAGCAGGAGGCCTCGGACGGCTCGGGGCCCCGCAAGCTGTTGACCGTGGAGGCCTCGCTCATGACGCCCGTTCAGCCCATGCTG GCGGAGGCGTGCAAATCCATCGAGTACGCCATGAAGAAGTGCCCCAACGGCATGTACTCGGAGATCAAGTACGACGGCGAGCGCGTGCAGGTGCACAAGAGCGGCGACAGCTTCAGCTACTTCAGTCGCAGCCTCAAACCCGTCTTGCCGCACAAA GTGGCACACTTCAAGGACTACATCCCGCGGGCGTTCCCCGGCGGCCACAGTATGATTTTGGACGCCGAGGTGCTGCTCATCGACACCAACACCAGCAAGCCGCTCCCCTTCGGCACGCTGGGCGTGCACAAG AAAGCCGCCTTTCAAGACGCCAACGTCTGCCTCTTTGTTTTTGACTGCATATACTTCAACGGCAACAGTCTCATGGAAAG gccGCTGAGCGAGCGCAGGAAGTTCCTGCATGACAACATGGTGGAGGTGCCCAACCGGATCCTCTTTTCGGAAATGAAGCACGTCACG CGTGCGAGAGACCTGGCCGACATGATCACGCGAGTCATCAGAGAAGGCTTGGAAGGCCTGGTCCTCAAAGACGTGAAG GGCTCGTACGAGCCGGGCAAGCGTCACTGGCTGAAGGTGAAGAAGGACTACCTGAACGAGGGCGCCATGGCCGACACAGCCGACCTGGTGGTGCTGGGCGCTTTCTACGGCAAAGGCTCCAACG GCGGCATCATGTCCAGCTTCCTGATGGGCTGCTACGACCCGGACACCAAGAAGTGGTGCACTGTCACCAAGTGCTCGGGGGGCTACGACGACGCCATGTTGGCTCGGCTCCAGAAAGAGCTGGACGTCGTCAAAATCAGCAAG GACCCCGGCAAGATCCCCGGCTGGCTGAAAATCGTCAAGAACTACTACCCGGATTTCCTCATCCGCAGTCCCGAG CAAGCGCCGGTGTGGGAGATCACCGGCGCCGAGTTTTCCAAATCGGAGATGCACACGGCCGACGGCATCTCCATCCGCTTCCCCCGCATGACGCGCGTCCGCGACGACAAGGACTGGAAGAGCGCCACCAACCTGCCGCAGCTCAAA GAGCTGTATCGCATCTCCAAGGAGAACTGCGATTTCCAAGTGACGGCGGGACCTTCCGGCCAAGACAAGGCCGAGTCCGCGGGAGACAGCGGCGGCAGTTCGCCGGCGTCCGAGAGCCCCCTTCCCAAGAAAGCCG GTAACAGCACCCCGGCCAAACGCAAGGCGGTGAAATCCGAGCCGAGCTCTCCCGCCGTCAAAGCTCCCGCCCCCAAAAAG GTGAGGAAGAGCGCGGAAAGCGTGCAGAGCAACGGACACGCGGGAACGGCGAAGGCGACggcaacgccgccgccgcctcctagCCCGCGGATGCTCCAGTCCGACGACGACAAG ACCCTTCTGGACATCTTCAGCGGCATCAAGCTCTTCCTGCCCCCCGGCGTGGACGATTTTGCCAAGCTGCGGCGCTACTTTGTGGCTTACGACGGCGACCTGGTGGCGGACTACGACGCCGCCTCAGCCACTCACACTCTGGCCGCCGACGATCAGGAGGGCGAGGGGGAGGGCGAGGGCGGCAGCCGGGCCCGGCGGGTGACCCCCGGCTGGATCTGGGAGTGCATCCGCAAGAGGCGTGTGGTCGCGCCCTGCtag
- the LOC127588263 gene encoding DNA repair protein RAD51 homolog 4-like isoform X2: MVLLREGMCPGLDEDVVRRLRDAHVKTVEDLVSSDMEDLAQKCSTSYKALIAIRRVLLAQHAAFPVSGADLYDELLSSTAILSTGNPDLDALLDSGVYTGEITELAGGPASGKTQVCLGVAAHVSQHLRQNVIYVDTTGGLSAGRLRQMLRTQTRSDDEQMEALQRIAVYRAFDIFSLLDCLYRLGGGGGELRQASSHGGSVKALIVDSVSAVIAPLLGSRHDEGMYMMSQVAITLKALAKDFHIAALVTNHVTRSEEGEVQPGLGVSWSHVPRTRVLLERLPGANMDRPARRCATLIKSSRRVVMSWPCSAVFDSSRVGPSVVESLRTRRLGKAKAGHGRFLTTTDSGVWVHLHSGIQTLY, translated from the exons ATGGTGCTCTTGCGAGAAGGGATGTGCCCGGGACTGGATGAAGATGTCGTGCGCCGTTTGCGGGATGCCCACGTTAAAACAG TGGAAGATCTGGTCTCGTCAGACATGGAGGACCTCGCACAGAAATGTTCCACGTCATATAAG GCTCTGATAGCCATCCGTAGGGTGCTCCTGGCCCAGCACGCCGCCTTCCCCGTTTCCGGTGCCGACCTCTACGACGAGCTGCTCAGCTCCACCGCCATCCTTTCCACGGGAAACCCAGA CCTGGACGCGCTGCTGGATTCCGGCGTGTACACGGGCGAGATCACCGAGCTGGCGGGGGGGCCGGCAAGTGGCAAAACTCAG GTGTGTTTGGGCGTGGCGGCGCACGTCTCGCAGCACTTGAGGCAAAACGTGATCTACGTGGACACCACAGGGGGGCTGTCGGCGGGACGCCTGCGCCAAATGCTGCGAACACAAACAAGAAGCGACGACGAGCAG ATGGAAGCCCTGCAGAGGATCGCCGTGTACCGCGCGTTTGACATCTTCTCCCTGCTCGACTGTCTgtaccggctcggcggcggcggcggcgagcttcGGCAG GCGAGCAGCCACGGCGGCTCCGTCAAGGCGCTGATCGTGGACTCGGTGTCGGCCGTCATCGCTCCTCTGCTGGGAAGCAGGCATGATGaag gcaTGTACATGATGAGCCAAGTGGCCATCACGCTCAAGGCCTTGGCCAAGGATTTCCACATAGCTGCTTTG GTGACCAACCACGTGACAAGGAGTGAAGAGGGCGAAGTGCAGCCTGGCCTGGGCGTGTCGTGGAGTCACGTCCCCAGAACCCGAGTCCTGCTGGAGCGACTCCCCGGCGCCAACATGGACCGACCCGCTCGACGCTGCGCCACCCTCATCAAGTCCTCCAGGCGG GTTGTCATGTCTTGGCCTTGCTCAGCCGTGTTTGATTCAAGCCGAGTTGGACCTTCAGTGGTGGAGTCGCTCCGAACGAGACGCCTCGGGAAAGCGAAAGCTGGACACGGCAGATTCTTGACAACAACTGACTCAGGAGTTTGGGTACATTTACACTCTGGAATACAGACACTATATTAG
- the LOC127588263 gene encoding DNA repair protein RAD51 homolog 4-like isoform X1: MVLLREGMCPGLDEDVVRRLRDAHVKTVEDLVSSDMEDLAQKCSTSYKALIAIRRVLLAQHAAFPVSGADLYDELLSSTAILSTGNPDLDALLDSGVYTGEITELAGGPASGKTQVCLGVAAHVSQHLRQNVIYVDTTGGLSAGRLRQMLRTQTRSDDEQMEALQRIAVYRAFDIFSLLDCLYRLGGGGGELRQASSHGGSVKALIVDSVSAVIAPLLGSRHDEGMYMMSQVAITLKALAKDFHIAALVTNHVTRSEEGEVQPGLGVSWSHVPRTRVLLERLPGANMDRPARRCATLIKSSRRPCLIQAELDLQWWSRSERDASGKRKLDTADS; encoded by the exons ATGGTGCTCTTGCGAGAAGGGATGTGCCCGGGACTGGATGAAGATGTCGTGCGCCGTTTGCGGGATGCCCACGTTAAAACAG TGGAAGATCTGGTCTCGTCAGACATGGAGGACCTCGCACAGAAATGTTCCACGTCATATAAG GCTCTGATAGCCATCCGTAGGGTGCTCCTGGCCCAGCACGCCGCCTTCCCCGTTTCCGGTGCCGACCTCTACGACGAGCTGCTCAGCTCCACCGCCATCCTTTCCACGGGAAACCCAGA CCTGGACGCGCTGCTGGATTCCGGCGTGTACACGGGCGAGATCACCGAGCTGGCGGGGGGGCCGGCAAGTGGCAAAACTCAG GTGTGTTTGGGCGTGGCGGCGCACGTCTCGCAGCACTTGAGGCAAAACGTGATCTACGTGGACACCACAGGGGGGCTGTCGGCGGGACGCCTGCGCCAAATGCTGCGAACACAAACAAGAAGCGACGACGAGCAG ATGGAAGCCCTGCAGAGGATCGCCGTGTACCGCGCGTTTGACATCTTCTCCCTGCTCGACTGTCTgtaccggctcggcggcggcggcggcgagcttcGGCAG GCGAGCAGCCACGGCGGCTCCGTCAAGGCGCTGATCGTGGACTCGGTGTCGGCCGTCATCGCTCCTCTGCTGGGAAGCAGGCATGATGaag gcaTGTACATGATGAGCCAAGTGGCCATCACGCTCAAGGCCTTGGCCAAGGATTTCCACATAGCTGCTTTG GTGACCAACCACGTGACAAGGAGTGAAGAGGGCGAAGTGCAGCCTGGCCTGGGCGTGTCGTGGAGTCACGTCCCCAGAACCCGAGTCCTGCTGGAGCGACTCCCCGGCGCCAACATGGACCGACCCGCTCGACGCTGCGCCACCCTCATCAAGTCCTCCAGGCGG CCGTGTTTGATTCAAGCCGAGTTGGACCTTCAGTGGTGGAGTCGCTCCGAACGAGACGCCTCGGGAAAGCGAAAGCTGGACACGGCAGATTCTTGA